A DNA window from Daucus carota subsp. sativus chromosome 3, DH1 v3.0, whole genome shotgun sequence contains the following coding sequences:
- the LOC108215009 gene encoding tRNA threonylcarbamoyladenosine dehydratase 2 isoform X1, with amino-acid sequence MEERGKYVALIGVGALLGSLSTLSILKLLYKRKDRKLAYMSIKEALETNDLYFAGKNCMSNAVVKGSNFTSANESSTSYLDMLKDDIVSEHLTRNIQFFGLNSQQKVTASYVVVIGLGGVGSHAASMLLRSGVGRLLLVDFDQVSLSSLNRHAVATREDVGTSKAQCLKKHFSSIFPESHVTAKVLLYDASSEEEILSGNPDFVLDCIDNIDTKVSLLAACVRRGVRVLSATGAGARADPTRIRVADLRESTNDPLSRAVRHHLRRDHGIEGGIPVVFSLEKPKAKLLPFKGPSGDEEKPLDYQIVPGFRVRIIPVLGTIPAIFGQVMASYVLTQLAELQVQTEPVVNFDMHHYQVLHQRLIEHEELLYGTSMQVQVDVEEVRYIAKELWHGHSAKDESIKDFGRAMWRSVNDLMLVRWDQAKPASVSNLILLRFKEADEHESRTLEYIREKEPQFYRRVTSVLKKAEFDFGL; translated from the exons ATGGAGGAAAGAGGCAAGTATGTGGCTTTAATTGGAGTTGGAGCGCTACTAGGTTCTCTTTCAACCTTGTCGATTCTTAAGCTGCTATACAagag AAAGGACCGTAAACTTGCATATATGTCCATCAAAGAGGCATTAGAAACCAATG ATCTTTATTTTGCAGGTAAAAATTGTATGTCAAATGCAGTTGTCAAGGGTTCTAACTTTACAAGCGCTAATGAATCCAGCACCAGTTATCTGGACATGCTAAAGGATGACATTGTTTCTGAACACCTCACCAG AAATATTCAGTTCTTTGGCCTCAATTCCCAACAGAAAGTGACCGCGTCTTATGTTGTAGTCATTGGTCTTGGAGGGGTAGGAAGTCATGCTGCTTCTATGCTTCTGAGATCTGGGGTAGGAAGGCTTCTTCTAGTTGATTTTGACCAG GTGTCACTTTCATCTCTAAATCGTCATGCTGTTGCAACAAGAGAAGATGTTGGCACCTCAAAAGCTCAATGCCTTAAGAAACACTTTTCCTCAATTTTTCCAGAGAGTCATGTAACTGCTAAGGTGTTGTTATATGATGCATCCTCAGAGGAAGAAATCCTTTCCGGGAACCCTGATTTTGTTCTGGACTGCATTGATAACATTGACACGAAG GTTTCGCTCCTTGCTGCATGTGTACGTAGGGGTGTAAGGGTTCTGTCTGCAACAGGAGCTGGGGCAAGAGCTGACCCTACAAGAATACGTGTGGCCGATCTAAGAGAATCGACCAATGATCCACTTTCCCGAGCT GTTAGACATCATCTAAGAAGAGATCATGGTATTGAAGGTGGTATTCCTGTTGTTTTTTCATTGGAGAAACCCAAAGCAAAGCTACTACCCTTTAAGGGACCAAGTGGAGATGAGGAAAAGCCTTTAGATTATCAA ATAGTACCAGGATTTAGAGTTCGCATAATACCTGTGCTTGGGACCATACCTGCAATTTTTGGACAAGTCATGGCTTCCTATGTTCTTACTCAACTGGCAGAGTTGCAAGTCCAAACAGAACCTGTGGTGAATTTTGACATGCATCACTATCAAGTGCTCCATCAGCGTCTTATTGAGCATGAGGAGCTATTATATGGCACATCTATGCAAGTTCAG GTGGATGTGGAAGAAGTTAGATACATTGCCAAAGAATTATGGCATGGGCACAGTGCAAAAGACGAATCTATTAAAGACTTCGGCCGTGCAATGTGGCGCTCTGTTAATGACTTGATGCTTGTGAG ATGGGATCAAGCAAAGCCAGCTTCAGTTTCAAATCTGATTCTTTTAAGATTCAAAGAG GCTGATGAACACGAGTCGAGGACACTTGAATACATAAGAGAGAAGGAACCACAATTTTACAGGAGGGTGACATCTGTGCTGAAGAAAGCTGAATTTGATTTCGGACTGTGA
- the LOC108215009 gene encoding tRNA threonylcarbamoyladenosine dehydratase isoform X4, producing MPARLLLFLVCCRKDRKLAYMSIKEALETNDLYFAGKNCMSNAVVKGSNFTSANESSTSYLDMLKDDIVSEHLTRNIQFFGLNSQQKVTASYVVVIGLGGVGSHAASMLLRSGVGRLLLVDFDQVSLSSLNRHAVATREDVGTSKAQCLKKHFSSIFPESHVTAKVLLYDASSEEEILSGNPDFVLDCIDNIDTKVSLLAACVRRGVRVLSATGAGARADPTRIRVADLRESTNDPLSRAVRHHLRRDHGIEGGIPVVFSLEKPKAKLLPFKGPSGDEEKPLDYQIVPGFRVRIIPVLGTIPAIFGQVMASYVLTQLAELQVQTEPVVNFDMHHYQVLHQRLIEHEELLYGTSMQVQVDVEEVRYIAKELWHGHSAKDESIKDFGRAMWRSVNDLMLVRWDQAKPASVSNLILLRFKEADEHESRTLEYIREKEPQFYRRVTSVLKKAEFDFGL from the exons ATGCCAGCGCGCTTACTCCTATTCCTTGTATGTTGCAGAAAGGACCGTAAACTTGCATATATGTCCATCAAAGAGGCATTAGAAACCAATG ATCTTTATTTTGCAGGTAAAAATTGTATGTCAAATGCAGTTGTCAAGGGTTCTAACTTTACAAGCGCTAATGAATCCAGCACCAGTTATCTGGACATGCTAAAGGATGACATTGTTTCTGAACACCTCACCAG AAATATTCAGTTCTTTGGCCTCAATTCCCAACAGAAAGTGACCGCGTCTTATGTTGTAGTCATTGGTCTTGGAGGGGTAGGAAGTCATGCTGCTTCTATGCTTCTGAGATCTGGGGTAGGAAGGCTTCTTCTAGTTGATTTTGACCAG GTGTCACTTTCATCTCTAAATCGTCATGCTGTTGCAACAAGAGAAGATGTTGGCACCTCAAAAGCTCAATGCCTTAAGAAACACTTTTCCTCAATTTTTCCAGAGAGTCATGTAACTGCTAAGGTGTTGTTATATGATGCATCCTCAGAGGAAGAAATCCTTTCCGGGAACCCTGATTTTGTTCTGGACTGCATTGATAACATTGACACGAAG GTTTCGCTCCTTGCTGCATGTGTACGTAGGGGTGTAAGGGTTCTGTCTGCAACAGGAGCTGGGGCAAGAGCTGACCCTACAAGAATACGTGTGGCCGATCTAAGAGAATCGACCAATGATCCACTTTCCCGAGCT GTTAGACATCATCTAAGAAGAGATCATGGTATTGAAGGTGGTATTCCTGTTGTTTTTTCATTGGAGAAACCCAAAGCAAAGCTACTACCCTTTAAGGGACCAAGTGGAGATGAGGAAAAGCCTTTAGATTATCAA ATAGTACCAGGATTTAGAGTTCGCATAATACCTGTGCTTGGGACCATACCTGCAATTTTTGGACAAGTCATGGCTTCCTATGTTCTTACTCAACTGGCAGAGTTGCAAGTCCAAACAGAACCTGTGGTGAATTTTGACATGCATCACTATCAAGTGCTCCATCAGCGTCTTATTGAGCATGAGGAGCTATTATATGGCACATCTATGCAAGTTCAG GTGGATGTGGAAGAAGTTAGATACATTGCCAAAGAATTATGGCATGGGCACAGTGCAAAAGACGAATCTATTAAAGACTTCGGCCGTGCAATGTGGCGCTCTGTTAATGACTTGATGCTTGTGAG ATGGGATCAAGCAAAGCCAGCTTCAGTTTCAAATCTGATTCTTTTAAGATTCAAAGAG GCTGATGAACACGAGTCGAGGACACTTGAATACATAAGAGAGAAGGAACCACAATTTTACAGGAGGGTGACATCTGTGCTGAAGAAAGCTGAATTTGATTTCGGACTGTGA
- the LOC108215010 gene encoding protein OPI10 homolog translates to MFGVVFPNRSFPMDISTFNQIDTFHWVLDMNHFVGEAYDSINEVCIFLLNNFTLPPDKALAVYIQSPGSSFVFCGAVTLARPSALLSLDWPQPSGQLQLLPADSPPLSAKIGVSVQDLATLPSLDVAADKKIERLAMKVGENLFNFMQSFCGVDGSKLIVPMDILDRWFKKFQERAKRDPDYLKGFAL, encoded by the exons ATGTTTGGAGTCGTTTTTCCGAATCGCAGCTTCCCCATGGACATCTCAACTTTCAACCAAATCGATACTTTCCATTGGGTCCTCGACATGAACCATTTCGTGG GCGAGGCTTATGATTCTATAAATGAAGTTTGTATATTTCTGTTGAATAACTTTACTCTTCCACCTGATAAAGCCCTAGCTGTTTACATTCAATCTCCGGGCTCGTCTTTCGTGTTTTGTGGGGCTGTTACGCTGGCGCGTCCCTCGGCTCTTCTTTCGCTCGATTGGCCTCAGCCTTCTGGACAATTACAGCTTCTGCCTGCTGATTCGCCGCCTCTTTCGGCCAAAATTGGGGTTTCGGTACAGGATTTGGCTACATTGCCTTCGCTCGATGTGGCTGCTGATAAGAAAATTGAGCGATTGGCTATGAAAGTTGGGGAGAATTTGTTCAATTTTATGCAGTCGTTTTGTGGGGTTGATGGGAGTAAGTTGATTGTGCCTATGGATATACTTGATAGATGGTTTAAGAAGTTTCAGGAACGTGCTAAACGTGATCCTGACTACTTGAAGGGCTTTGCATTGTAG
- the LOC108215009 gene encoding tRNA threonylcarbamoyladenosine dehydratase 2 isoform X2, whose protein sequence is MEERGKYVALIGVGALLGSLSTLSILKLLYKRKDRKLAYMSIKEALETNGKNCMSNAVVKGSNFTSANESSTSYLDMLKDDIVSEHLTRNIQFFGLNSQQKVTASYVVVIGLGGVGSHAASMLLRSGVGRLLLVDFDQVSLSSLNRHAVATREDVGTSKAQCLKKHFSSIFPESHVTAKVLLYDASSEEEILSGNPDFVLDCIDNIDTKVSLLAACVRRGVRVLSATGAGARADPTRIRVADLRESTNDPLSRAVRHHLRRDHGIEGGIPVVFSLEKPKAKLLPFKGPSGDEEKPLDYQIVPGFRVRIIPVLGTIPAIFGQVMASYVLTQLAELQVQTEPVVNFDMHHYQVLHQRLIEHEELLYGTSMQVQVDVEEVRYIAKELWHGHSAKDESIKDFGRAMWRSVNDLMLVRWDQAKPASVSNLILLRFKEADEHESRTLEYIREKEPQFYRRVTSVLKKAEFDFGL, encoded by the exons ATGGAGGAAAGAGGCAAGTATGTGGCTTTAATTGGAGTTGGAGCGCTACTAGGTTCTCTTTCAACCTTGTCGATTCTTAAGCTGCTATACAagag AAAGGACCGTAAACTTGCATATATGTCCATCAAAGAGGCATTAGAAACCAATG GTAAAAATTGTATGTCAAATGCAGTTGTCAAGGGTTCTAACTTTACAAGCGCTAATGAATCCAGCACCAGTTATCTGGACATGCTAAAGGATGACATTGTTTCTGAACACCTCACCAG AAATATTCAGTTCTTTGGCCTCAATTCCCAACAGAAAGTGACCGCGTCTTATGTTGTAGTCATTGGTCTTGGAGGGGTAGGAAGTCATGCTGCTTCTATGCTTCTGAGATCTGGGGTAGGAAGGCTTCTTCTAGTTGATTTTGACCAG GTGTCACTTTCATCTCTAAATCGTCATGCTGTTGCAACAAGAGAAGATGTTGGCACCTCAAAAGCTCAATGCCTTAAGAAACACTTTTCCTCAATTTTTCCAGAGAGTCATGTAACTGCTAAGGTGTTGTTATATGATGCATCCTCAGAGGAAGAAATCCTTTCCGGGAACCCTGATTTTGTTCTGGACTGCATTGATAACATTGACACGAAG GTTTCGCTCCTTGCTGCATGTGTACGTAGGGGTGTAAGGGTTCTGTCTGCAACAGGAGCTGGGGCAAGAGCTGACCCTACAAGAATACGTGTGGCCGATCTAAGAGAATCGACCAATGATCCACTTTCCCGAGCT GTTAGACATCATCTAAGAAGAGATCATGGTATTGAAGGTGGTATTCCTGTTGTTTTTTCATTGGAGAAACCCAAAGCAAAGCTACTACCCTTTAAGGGACCAAGTGGAGATGAGGAAAAGCCTTTAGATTATCAA ATAGTACCAGGATTTAGAGTTCGCATAATACCTGTGCTTGGGACCATACCTGCAATTTTTGGACAAGTCATGGCTTCCTATGTTCTTACTCAACTGGCAGAGTTGCAAGTCCAAACAGAACCTGTGGTGAATTTTGACATGCATCACTATCAAGTGCTCCATCAGCGTCTTATTGAGCATGAGGAGCTATTATATGGCACATCTATGCAAGTTCAG GTGGATGTGGAAGAAGTTAGATACATTGCCAAAGAATTATGGCATGGGCACAGTGCAAAAGACGAATCTATTAAAGACTTCGGCCGTGCAATGTGGCGCTCTGTTAATGACTTGATGCTTGTGAG ATGGGATCAAGCAAAGCCAGCTTCAGTTTCAAATCTGATTCTTTTAAGATTCAAAGAG GCTGATGAACACGAGTCGAGGACACTTGAATACATAAGAGAGAAGGAACCACAATTTTACAGGAGGGTGACATCTGTGCTGAAGAAAGCTGAATTTGATTTCGGACTGTGA
- the LOC108215009 gene encoding tRNA threonylcarbamoyladenosine dehydratase isoform X3, protein MEERGKYVALIGVGALLGSLSTLSILKLLYKRKDRKLAYMSIKEALETNDLYFAGKNCMSNAVVKGSNFTSANESSTSYLDMLKDDIVSEHLTRNIQFFGLNSQQKVTASYVVVIGLGGVGSHAASMLLRSGVGRLLLVDFDQVSLSSLNRHAVATREDVGTSKAQCLKKHFSSIFPESHVTAKVLLYDASSEEEILSGNPDFVLDCIDNIDTKVSLLAACVRRGVRVLSATGAGARADPTRIRVADLRESTNDPLSRAVRHHLRRDHGIEGGIPVVFSLEKPKAKLLPFKGPSGDEEKPLDYQIVPGFRVRIIPVLGTIPAIFGQVMASYVLTQLAELQVQTEPVVNFDMHHYQVLHQRLIEHEELLYGTSMQVQVDVEEVRYIAKELWHGHSAKDESIKDFGRAMWRSVNDLMLVRLMNTSRGHLNT, encoded by the exons ATGGAGGAAAGAGGCAAGTATGTGGCTTTAATTGGAGTTGGAGCGCTACTAGGTTCTCTTTCAACCTTGTCGATTCTTAAGCTGCTATACAagag AAAGGACCGTAAACTTGCATATATGTCCATCAAAGAGGCATTAGAAACCAATG ATCTTTATTTTGCAGGTAAAAATTGTATGTCAAATGCAGTTGTCAAGGGTTCTAACTTTACAAGCGCTAATGAATCCAGCACCAGTTATCTGGACATGCTAAAGGATGACATTGTTTCTGAACACCTCACCAG AAATATTCAGTTCTTTGGCCTCAATTCCCAACAGAAAGTGACCGCGTCTTATGTTGTAGTCATTGGTCTTGGAGGGGTAGGAAGTCATGCTGCTTCTATGCTTCTGAGATCTGGGGTAGGAAGGCTTCTTCTAGTTGATTTTGACCAG GTGTCACTTTCATCTCTAAATCGTCATGCTGTTGCAACAAGAGAAGATGTTGGCACCTCAAAAGCTCAATGCCTTAAGAAACACTTTTCCTCAATTTTTCCAGAGAGTCATGTAACTGCTAAGGTGTTGTTATATGATGCATCCTCAGAGGAAGAAATCCTTTCCGGGAACCCTGATTTTGTTCTGGACTGCATTGATAACATTGACACGAAG GTTTCGCTCCTTGCTGCATGTGTACGTAGGGGTGTAAGGGTTCTGTCTGCAACAGGAGCTGGGGCAAGAGCTGACCCTACAAGAATACGTGTGGCCGATCTAAGAGAATCGACCAATGATCCACTTTCCCGAGCT GTTAGACATCATCTAAGAAGAGATCATGGTATTGAAGGTGGTATTCCTGTTGTTTTTTCATTGGAGAAACCCAAAGCAAAGCTACTACCCTTTAAGGGACCAAGTGGAGATGAGGAAAAGCCTTTAGATTATCAA ATAGTACCAGGATTTAGAGTTCGCATAATACCTGTGCTTGGGACCATACCTGCAATTTTTGGACAAGTCATGGCTTCCTATGTTCTTACTCAACTGGCAGAGTTGCAAGTCCAAACAGAACCTGTGGTGAATTTTGACATGCATCACTATCAAGTGCTCCATCAGCGTCTTATTGAGCATGAGGAGCTATTATATGGCACATCTATGCAAGTTCAG GTGGATGTGGAAGAAGTTAGATACATTGCCAAAGAATTATGGCATGGGCACAGTGCAAAAGACGAATCTATTAAAGACTTCGGCCGTGCAATGTGGCGCTCTGTTAATGACTTGATGCTTGTGAG GCTGATGAACACGAGTCGAGGACACTTGAATACATAA